Part of the Salvelinus fontinalis isolate EN_2023a chromosome 1, ASM2944872v1, whole genome shotgun sequence genome is shown below.
GGTGGGACAGGTTCTTGGCCAACAGCTCCCCGCTCTTGTTGATCAGTTCACACAGCTGTGTCATCTGACCTGATATGCAACAGTAAAGACAATAGGTAAACAAACAATGCAGCACTTGAGCTGGTTGAAGAGTACAGGTCCAAAATAAATGGGAGTTCATTTGTGAATATAGGATTAAGAGTCTATATCATAAATAGTTTAATTGACACAAGTGTTTCTCCCATTTTTAGATGGAGCCCTCCCAAACTCTACTGTTCAACAGCAGACCCACGTTACACTAGTCTTGCGCAGAGATGAAAGCCCATGATAGTCAGAAATAAATATTTAATAATGTTGCTCACTTATTTCTAACAACAGAATACAGGCTATAATAGCAAACCTCTATAAACCTCTGTACCAACAAAATAACCATAATGTCAACTGAATACACCCGTATATGTAAATGATAACGTTAATCATTTAGTAATATATATTTGCTTTAAAGAATAGAATATTGAGCACGTTTTTATAATGTTACGCGGTCTAGCTGCATAGCTCACATTCTTTGCGCCTACTAAACTTCCCCGTGGATGAAATCATCGTGGACTTGAGGTACTTGGCAGCTGTAAAATATATCGGCCGGTCAAGTGTCCTGTCAAGGCCTGCACTGGGTGCATAACCAATGGTAGGATTGCATATTGCGTTACAGATGGGACTGTCGCCCAATAACATTTGACAATGGCGCTCTTCATCCAATCGCGCGTGCTTAGGGCGGAACTACCGGAAGGCATACCCCAGAAATTATTTTCTCTAACAAAAACAAAAAGTAAGATTCTAAAACACGTATTCGTTTGCAGTGTTGTTTGAGGTACACATTAGTGTCCCGGGGTAAAAACGCATCTTTGTGAACTACTTTTTTGAGGCCTCGATCACCAAAACAATAAATTTAGCGCTGTGTTTACATGATAAAGCAAAAAGGATCTATCCAGTTTGGCTACCTAGCCTAGCTAGTTATACATGATAACAGCACAGTAACCCATTGGTTAGCATTAGCTAATAGTTCCAGCTCGTCTGAGAACTAAAACCTGTTTAGTGTCCATACCTTGTGCAGAGAGCTGCCGCACATTGTTCACGAACTGCTCCAAGGCTGAAGCCATTATTTCATCTGTCCAAAGTGGTAGCAATTCAGACTGTTTTTCATTCAAATGTCAGAAACAACTCCGTCCGTGCTGGCTGAGACAGGGGGCAACACAGccaccactgagagagagagaagtatcgTGAGACCTTCGTAAGAACAGACGGGATCTAACGAGATTTACGGTTGGAACTTTAGGCTCTTAAATTGACAGGCACAGATTTGCTAAACGCAAAATATAAATGCATCAGAAACCTAGTTATTGCTGTTTGTTACCATTTATTTCCTCCTTCGTTCGAAACGTACACCCCCTGAAAACATCTGCTGATTGTCTTTATGTTCTATCAGGAATTTTATTCATTGGGAATTTGTCTCCCTGTGCTACCACTTTAAGGATCACACACACTAGTAAACACAGGAAGTACGGTGCAGATGCTACCGGGTTGCAGGCAAAGACATTATACAATTGGAGATTTCCCACTCGAATGCAGCCGTGGAGGCCACAGGACAgtactgttttttgttgttgtttcttcTCGGACTGATTCAAatcaggacagggacaccagtAACACAAGGTAAATTGAATAGCACCTGCATTTTTGACTGTATGTGCGTATGGAGTCAAGTTTACTTGTCATTCACAGGATACACAAGGTACAGTACAACAATTAAAATAATACATGAATTTTCATGTCTACAACGTTAGCCTTGTTTCAGATGTGATTTGGCAAAACAAGATTGGGGGCCCCTACAAAGGGGACACTCAACGTCTTCCTGCAGCTTAGCAACGAGCCTGAGACCTCCCCTGCTCCCTTCCACAGACAATTATCGAACCACACAATAGGCCCGCACACTCCACTCTGTTAACTGTAGCTGCTACTCAGAATCTCTTCATTGTTCTGGGGCCTCCTCATTGGATAGGTCTTCCCATTGACCACACCTGTGTAGTCTTGCTAGCCAGATTCATGGCACTCATGGCTGTGTGGGAACTGGAAAGATTCTAGCACCTGTATTCTCCAGAGCTGAAATTCGGGCCTGTCCCCGAGGGCCCTCAGTGTCCCCGAGGGCCCCCACCCCAACGACATTCATCACTGTTGCAGTTGTTAATATGTatattgttacttttatttcactttgttcccccaccccctcaacaggcttcactctgcctccaccctaatggacatttatttattcatcaCTGCTACAGTTTGTATGGTGTATATAGTGCTATTTCTATTGTTGTTTTTATTACAATTTTCATTATTTTACTCCACTTAGTCTTGCATGTTGGAGCTCGGCACCTAAGATTTTCACTGTAACCTGCAATCAAACCTGCAaaccctgtgcatgtgactattaaacactctgaatctGACAGATTCCTCCCTTCcctgttttttttctccctctgctGCATGCATACTCAGCATCTTTTGATGTAAAAAGTTAAATGTTGTAGATGTTTTCCAGTTCACACTCCATGGTACAAGAATGCCTTTTTAAACCCCACTGAGAAACTGAGGACACGTGTGTAATCTGGTTTCACGACATTGTCTTTGACTGCAGGATTTTGTACAGTAGGCGACACTTCTAATAATATTTGTACCAAATTTCACAGCTGCTGTGCGGCTGACAATGGTTGTGAGATGCGACACTAACTGCTGTAGAACCAGTCCATACTGAAGAGTCGTAAACAAGTCCAAATATAGTGCTGAAAGGCATTGGTCAAATTTGACCCTGTGCGCTAATCAATATACCGGtagtgctaacgttagctagcttgctggctaATGCTATGCAGCAAAAGTGCCAAAGCCTGACCAATTGCAATAAAGGTTGAAACCATAAATAAATAGCCGACAGTGTCAAATAGTTAGTTACATTAGCAACGtcccaaaatatattttgtttaaatggcaccctatcagtATTAGGAAAAACACTTTTTTCTCTTCTGGACTTTCGAATACTTATCTCGCGCTTCGTGAGTCTTGAAGCCATCGTTCGATCACCGACAGAAATCAGCGAAGCAAGTAAATCATGTCATTACTGCCTAAAATAGTAACGTTACGCGACAGAGGGAGGATCTTACTCCATGACCAGTTCAAGTGTATTTCCGCCAAGATGTCTTCATCCTCTGGTAAGAGACTTCGGGTTCTGGTGGACATGGATGGCGTCATTGCAGACTTCGAAGGGGGATTCCTGAAGAAATACCGGGCCAGGTACCCCAATGAACCGTACATCACCCTGGAGGACAGACGAGGATTCTGGGTGTCGTCTCAGTATGGGAACTTGAGGAGTGACCTGTGTGTAAGTAGTTCCGAACTGTGCATTCTGTCTGAAAACAGGAAATATTCATACATTCATTGTCTGTATAGTCTGTGGCGTTATGTCGCTCAATCATTTGCATCAGAAGTCCCCTGCATGTTCAAAAGGTTGCAAGAGCAGCAGCTGTCATTACATTGAATTCTGTAAATGCCAGTCACACACAGATCTGATTTATAAGAAAGTCCTTGTGCTGAGTTAACCCCTACTCACATGGTGGCTCGACAAAGTGCTTTAAATTCTGCTTTATAATGCAACCCCAGTTTCTTCAGACAGTGCTCTATTTCCACAGTATAGTCATAGCAAGCATGCACTTGATAAAGATGTCTCCCATATCCCTTTTATTGTATAATTGTATATAATACTCTCATTGTATAATGAGAGTATTAAAGTATGCCATGCATCTAGGTCCTCCGTGTCTGCCataaattaacacacacacaatctgtaaAAGTCTGGATGATAAGCAGAGGCTATATTGACTGTAGGAGAAGGCCATCAGCATTTGGGAGTCAAAGGACTTCTTTATAGAGCTGGAGCCCCTTCCTGGAGGAGTGCAGGCCGTCAAGGAGATGGCTAAGATGGAGAAGTAAGTTTGAACCATATATGGTCATTCAAACCATATCTGAACAATACCATAGCTTACGGAATATTCTTAAAATACTCACATTTATTTCAAAGACACTTGCCCTGTGAGTCAGCTGTTCAAAGAGAAGGAATTGCTGTTTTGTTTGTGTTCCCAAAGTGCTTTACAATGTTTTGATCCTCACCTAGAGACTATTTGCCATTTAGTCGTCACCCGTCAGGCTATATTCTATGGGTCATGTTAAACAAATAGGGTGGAGAAGGCGAGCAGGTGGTCCTAGAGTAGCATGGTAATCCTCTCAGGAAGGGAACTGCTATGTCATGGTGTGCTCTGCTGTATGCATTTGCCGTGTTAAAATGTCATCATGCTAATAGCGCATAAACAGACAGATGCTTTTCTCCAAAGCAACTTAGTCATCCATGCGTGCATTTTATGTATGAGTGATCctaggaatcgaacccactatcttggttgttgcaagtgccatgctctaccaacagctACAGAGGCCACGCTGTCTTTATAGAGGGAACCTTTGCTTTAGTGTTTCATTTTGGCCGACCTTATGTCAACAACCATATAGTAGTTAACCTCAAGCAAATGCCCTCACCACGATACAGTACATTCACAGTAACTCTGTTCCAATACTAGCCTATATCCTCATGTTAGGACATCCCCTTTGCTCACCTTTCAAAAACGGTATGTTGTAGAAAATTGACTTTGAAAACAAATTAACCCAGTTGTGTTCTTCTCCGTTTTCCAGCACAGATGTCTTTATTTGCACCAGCCCTATAAAACATTATATACACTGCCCATATGAGAAGGTAAGCTCGGAGTCAAGACAGTAATCCTTTAGGCTGGAGGCAGAGTGGTGGTTGTGGTACCTCTTTCTAACAATATTTCTGGTCTTTGCGCTCTCCCTGTTATGTGTTCAGTATGCCTGGATAGAGAAGCACCTGGGCTATGATTTCTTGGACCAGATCATCCTAACCAGAGACAAGACTGTGGTGACTGGGGACGTCCTCATAGATGACAAGCCAGACATCCTCGGTGAGTCAAGTATTTGTAGCAAAGCTGGAAAACTGCGCGTGTAAATATATGTGCATGTATTTATATGATGGTGCCATATGCATGCTAGTGTCATACATATAGGTATTTTTGGTAGTTAGTATTTGACTGTTCGATTAATCTACAAGCTTTACATGACCTTTGTGATGTGCCTCTGTGGCAGGTGTAGAGCCTAACCCAAGCTGGGAGCACATCCTATTTACTACCTGCCACAACAAGCACATACTTCCCAGCTCCAGCCACCGGCGCCTGCTCTCCTGGGCAGATGACTGGAGGGGCATCCTGGAGGACAAGAGGCTCTGAGCCCCCCTCATACACACGTCAACCTCCCCTTCTCCACCCTGATTACCTACACTGTATTGGGGTACAAAGGGTGAATACCTCTACTAATACACCACAGTCAATCTCGAACTTGAAGTTTAGggttctactgtaccttatttaGCCAATGTCAGAGAATATGAATCTGTTTTACCACTAGGGGGCACACATCGACTGAAGCATGATGTAGAAATACTGAAAATGATTGCACTGAAAGACCAGCAACAATATTGAGTAGAGAGTAAATGGAGAGTTTACTGTTTTGACTCACTCTTTATAGTTGTATAAGACTATTATTAGTTGTTCCTTCTACATATTTTGTTTGTATGTTGACCAGGACATTGGCCAGAGGGCCATACAGTTTTGTTTCACAGGTACTGTATAGGAGTGACTCCATTTTGTAAATGTTGTGTTCCAACATTGTGCCAACATGGATCAAATTGTACCCTACATATTATTTTCTCAACTTAGTTTAGCtagattttttaaagtgttttaaagCATCCACCAATCCACAGGCAAGTATTGAGAATGACAGATATGACTAGGTTGCATGATATAAACTTAATGTCTACAGATTTAAAACACAGATTTAGAAAAAGTGAATATACTTTATTTAAAAGAATATATAAATTATATATTCAAATGTATTGTAAAGACATGCTAAACCTTCCTATTTTATTTCAAATTTTAACATTATGTAATCGATTTGCATTAGTCTTATGTGTCTTATTGTTTGAGACAAGAAAATGGTTGACTGAGAAAAAGATCATAGCATATTACAACTCAAAGTATCCAATACGCTCTGCTGTGAATATGGTCAAGCTCTTCCATCAAAACAAATGTATTTCTTTTGATAAGTGTCTTTACAGGCCTTAAAGTATATTCACAAAgcaacctaacgtagcaggcgtagCAAGACACCTGAGCGGACTCCCCACGTTTTTCAGGGGAAACGGAAGTTTAGTTGAAGATACTGTATCCCTGAAAACCAGAAACATCCACGTGCTGCTGACTCCGCGGAGAGTGTTCACAAAGTGGTCCAGTGAAGAAGTAATACTTACACCAAGCTGAATGTCTCTAGCCTTTTGTACCTTTTGTTGAAATTGGTGCTAATGTTGTTCGTTGCTAGTTCACCTATTGTGAGTATCCCTTACCCCAGTGATTCACATAGAGGGCATAGCTAGCTCTGGCCTGACGTATATAGAGGCCCAcaatggaggtgtcataataccaataaaacctagcggtcaaacagggaaatggttccaattgtttttcgaCCATACATTTTTCCCGTAGTGGATTTTAGAAATGCTTAAAATAAGGgttgtttcgtgtaggcttaccttggcgtgacgttttgataaacATGTAAATCTCTCTTGTACAAGGTGACTTCTATCAATATactcggctctatttactctgaTTCAAAAAtcctaattagcatcaaagtagacaccATGCAAAACTATAAATCCCTccaagctcctgcacgtcatctctaacTGATACCTTTTCTAACAGGGAATGTGTCCATTTTTAAACTTGCACAAGACATTTCACAGAATTttccatttaaagaaatgtagcctatttcttatttactacatttagctaacattagatagttaatccagagattcttacctttgcctcgattcggcagtctagtccagatcatcatggcatttgttgttctttatgatagccagtttagcagctaattagcatttccaTTTTTGGGGGTAAATTATAGGCGAATATATTGATTTAAAAAttaccttgtcctagagagattttcACAATTATccaaacgtcacgccagggtaagcctacacgaaacacaggccttattttaagtgtttctaaaatcccctatggaacAAATAAATGGTGGGGAaattattggaaccatttccctgttttaggttttatgggtattatgactcatactgtggtactctataagGCTCTGATTCTAACTGGTCTTAGTCTAACTCTTTCAGCATGCTGttgcagtgattggggacactgtcctgtatagggtgccgtctttcggatgggacgttaaacgggtgtcctgactctctgaggtcattaaagatcccatggcacttatcgtaagagtaggggtgttaaccccggtgtcctggctaaattcccaatctggccctcaaaccatcatggtcacctaataatccccagtttacaattggctcattcatccccctcctctcccctgtaactattccccaggtcgttgctgcaaatgagaacgtgttctcagtcaacttacctggtaaaataacggtaaaataaaatatccTCATTAGCTAGCCTCATGTGTCCCAATGccacctcctttcttctcctcgtATCACTCATGTTAATCACATTTTAAAACCCATGGATTCTCTTGTATAGATTTTTTTTACCCTTCCAAGTTTCTTTACAGTTGTCATGAAGGGAAGGAGATGTTGTCAAGATTGTTGGAACATACTGTACGTACACAGCCTAAGTGTTACGATTGCCCTGATGATGACCCTGTCTGTGGGGTGAGTTAGGGTTAAGCGATGTGTGTCCACTGCTCAGTCAACCACTGTATCTCACGAAGTCTGTTCACTTGTCACTGCATCTTGTCAATGAATGTCTTATGTCTTTGGTGCTGGATGATATCTATGTcaatgtgttttttggagaacaGAGAATATACTAAATGTTGTCGTTAACAGATCGAATAAAGAATGCAACATTGAAAATAGCAATATTCAATACTTTATAGATAGAATATTTTtgtataatacattttatttaatttaaccttttatttaactaggcaagtcagttaagaacaaattcttatttacaatgacggcctaccccggccaaaccctaacccgtatGATGCTGGGCGAATTGTGCGCCGTCCAATGGGTATAcaacacattaggaacaccttcctaatattgagttgtttcccccgccccccaccaccctcagaacagcctcttcgtcagggcatggactctacaaggtgtcaagcgttccacagggttactggcccatgttgactccaatgcttcccacagttgtcaagttggctggatgtgctGTGGGTGGTAGACCGttgttgatacacacaggaaactgttgagtgtgaaaaacccagcagcattgcagttcttgacaaaaaccagtgtgcctggcacccactaccacaccccgttcaaaggcacttaaatagtttgtcttgcctattcaccctctgaatggcacacatacacaatccatgtctcaaggcttaaaaatccttctttaacctatctcctccccttcatcgacactgattgaagtggatttaacaagtgacatcaataagggatcatagactgaccaggtgtatccaggtgaaggctatgtcatggaaataggGAAGCAgatattcctaatgttttgtacacctgTTACGATCTGGGCTGCCATTCCACAGCCACCCATAGAAGGAGCCACCACCACAGTGACATTTTCCTAAAAAGAAGGCAGGCCAGATTTGAAGCAAGAAATGCAGACAACGAGCCCCTAGCTGGCCCCTGGTCAATGCCTTGTGGTGACTATAGCGGCCCTGGGTCTGCAGAGGCCAAATGCGTCAGAGGCCTGAGCATTCCCACTGGGGCTTTAAAATACAGACTGAGGATTCTACGTAATGATGTTCTGGCAAGAACACAGAATAGAACTATAATGGAGGACATTCCAGCGACCAGGACTCTGTTTCTTATGACGGGTTGATGGGACtgtttttgtgtgtctctgtAAATACGTAGCCTTGCATGAGCGAGCCGGAATGGCTTATAGGA
Proteins encoded:
- the LOC129837245 gene encoding 5'(3')-deoxyribonucleotidase, mitochondrial-like yields the protein MSLLPKIVTLRDRGRILLHDQFKCISAKMSSSSGKRLRVLVDMDGVIADFEGGFLKKYRARYPNEPYITLEDRRGFWVSSQYGNLRSDLCEKAISIWESKDFFIELEPLPGGVQAVKEMAKMENTDVFICTSPIKHYIHCPYEKYAWIEKHLGYDFLDQIILTRDKTVVTGDVLIDDKPDILGVEPNPSWEHILFTTCHNKHILPSSSHRRLLSWADDWRGILEDKRL